Proteins co-encoded in one Verrucomicrobiota bacterium genomic window:
- a CDS encoding alpha/beta hydrolase, whose protein sequence is MEGTPDTPQPPSWRKRRWARVLFAGGRIYIICVIVLFALQDRIIFPRHLAPEPLDAPYGAGAISLTIEYDNGGNGFGWYLPAPAAAPTASVETPAPCVIFFHGNGEIADYQHDVVEGYHALGFSVLLPEYRGYGRADGAPGEKAILADAERFYDLLIKRPEVDAARIVFHGRSLGGSFAAGLAARRAPSALILESTFMSVVSMARRYLLPPVLVRHPLRTDRVLRRLDVPVLIMHGRRDGVIPVAHGRKLARIAHKALYVEYDCGHMVLIDQPGYWEKIRRFLVEAGATR, encoded by the coding sequence ATGGAAGGCACACCGGATACGCCACAGCCGCCCTCCTGGCGCAAGCGGCGCTGGGCGCGCGTGTTGTTTGCGGGGGGCCGGATCTATATCATCTGCGTCATTGTGCTGTTTGCGCTCCAGGACAGGATCATCTTCCCGCGCCACTTGGCGCCGGAGCCGCTCGACGCACCGTACGGCGCCGGTGCGATCTCGCTGACCATCGAATACGACAACGGGGGCAACGGCTTCGGGTGGTACCTGCCGGCGCCGGCGGCGGCGCCGACGGCGAGCGTCGAGACACCTGCGCCCTGCGTCATCTTCTTTCACGGCAACGGAGAGATCGCCGACTACCAGCACGACGTCGTCGAGGGATACCACGCGCTCGGTTTCAGCGTGCTGCTGCCTGAGTACCGCGGCTACGGGCGCGCCGACGGCGCGCCGGGCGAGAAGGCCATTCTGGCGGATGCGGAGCGCTTCTACGATCTGCTCATCAAGCGGCCCGAGGTGGACGCGGCGCGCATCGTTTTTCACGGGCGGTCGCTCGGGGGCAGTTTCGCCGCGGGCCTCGCGGCACGGCGCGCGCCGTCGGCCCTGATCCTGGAATCGACGTTTATGAGTGTCGTGTCAATGGCGCGTCGCTACCTGCTCCCGCCGGTGCTCGTGCGCCATCCGCTGCGGACCGATCGCGTGCTGCGCCGCCTCGACGTGCCTGTCCTCATCATGCACGGCAGGCGTGACGGCGTGATTCCTGTCGCCCACGGCCGCAAGCTGGCCCGCATTGCCCACAAGGCGCTTTACGTGGAATACGATTGCGGCCACATGGTGCTCATCGACCAGCCCGGCTACTGGGAGAAGATCCGGCGATTCCTCGTCGAGGCCGGGGCGACGAGGTAG